tatatcagtattTTCTCATGGGTAATATTTTACACTTGAGGAAGTagaagaaaagataaaaaaaacagaAGGAAAACTGTAGATGGGTATGAAAGATGGATGATGAAAGCTGCAAACAATGGTGCAGCTGCTTTTGGTGAAGTTGAAAGGCCTGATGACaaggaaggtggtggtggtggaggtggtggcagAGGGCGTAAAAACAATAATGCAGATGATGATGAAGGGAATGTGTCATATAGAGGAGAAGAAGATGAGGATGAAGAGTTTGCAAGGAAAAATAGACTTGGACTTAATAAAAGAGGgggtgatgatgatgaggaaTGCCCTAGAGGTGTTGATCttgattttgatgatgatgatattgaGAAAGGTGATTGTTTTGTTATTTGGATAATGGAACGGAATGACACATTCCATTTACTACTTGAATTTGAATTTTCCATGAGAAATGAAAATAGGTTGTTTGTTTATTTGTAATTATATGTGAGATTTCAGGTGATGAGTGGGAGCATGAGGAGATTTTCACAGATGATGATGAAGCAGTTGGTAATGATCCTGAAGAGCGTGAAGACTTATTAGCCCCTGAAATCCCTGCTCCTCCTGAAATCAAACAGGTTCACTTAAAAAAAAcagataaaattaaaatattgttttttaaaacattaaataatatatataatatatatccaAGATGAAGGCGATGAGGTTACAAAGGCCGCTGTGATGGACTCCTTCAATTTCCATTTCTACCCCTTGTGGCTACTTCAACACTTGACCAAATGAAGGTTTCAAGAGGCCCATAAATCGATCGGTTTCTTCTTCAATCTGATATTGAAAACACCAAAGACGTGTTATGCATATATTCACGTgtaagacacacacacacacgtacatGTACAATTTCCTCTGTTTTAAAAATGATTCATTCTattaaaagttgtaatttttttctatatttaGGCACAGAAGTTGATAAGCCTTTGTGGGTGGGAGCCAAGGTGGCTTCCAAATATTCAAGATTGCGAAGAACATTCTGCTCAATCAGCTAAAAATGGTGTTTCTTTTAATCCTAGTAAACATCATAACCCTAATAAGAAAACAATATCCAAAGATTCTTCAAAGAAGGAAACTAGATCCCCCTTATTGGATTGCAGTTTATGTGGGGCCACAGTAAGAATCTTGGATTTCATTCATGTAAATCGTCCTTCCCGTTTTTCCCCCAACAACATCGATGTCCCTGAAGCAAGTAAAAATATTGTAATCACACATGGAATAAGTGCAGCAACTGGAATCAATGGATGGGTTGAAGCTGAACAACAAACAGAAGACATTGATGAAGCTGCAACTACATGAATGGATTTAAATCTTACAATGGGAATTGGATTGTCTCAAAAAAGACCTGTATCTGACTTATACCAAGACCCAAATCTCGGTCAGGCTGCAGGCAGTGAGGTCGGGGGTCGGGCAGCTTCGTATGAATTTTGGGGCCCAAACAAAAGAAATGTATATGAAGGTGGGAGTACAGTGGATAGGCCACAGGGGATTATCCCCCATACAAATTACATTGAAGGTGTTGTCATTAACCGATATGCTGATGAAGTCAACGATAGTAAACGGGCATGTGGGTCCAGGTCTTACAAATGGGACTACTCATCTGGTGCGGGTCCCAGTCGGGTTTCATATTTTGATATTGACATAAATGCCCTACCTCATTCCACTAAAGATTCAGCAAAAGCTTCATCTGTTATAGCAATGGACACTTTTTTGTCACAGTGATGATGATAATGATTCAATGGAGAGTGTTGAAAATCATCCTGGATATGTAGGAGGAGATGAGGTTAATTACCCTTCGGTGTCTGGTGTTAAAAGCCCGGATAACCAGGGGAAAAATAGGACAAATGATGAAGAGGTTTTGAATCTTATGGGTCATGGAAAAGACGGTTTTACCCTTGCGATTAGTGGAGGAGGAAGTGTGGGAATGGGTGTAAGTCATGAAGCTGAGATTCAGGGGTCGCATGGGTTGATTAATAGAAGTGGAAGTGATGTTGGGAATTTTTCTGTAGCAGGGGTCGAGGTGGGGTGGGATCCACCTCCACCTcaagtggtggtggttgtgggtgACAGTTGACTTTAGGTGCTTTGGATGGGTTTCAATAAACCCAATCAAACCCTTGAATCTAAATCAGGTAACATGTACAAATGGTTTGGTTTAAtcgttattttatttatttatttattgtgaaCAGGGCTTGGCTACCTGAAGTCATACTCACACCTCTATGCTTCTTCTCTTGTGGTTTATGAACAAACAATGGGCATTAGCATGTGGAGATATTTTACGAAACTATAAAACTCTCATGCTTCCTTTGGGGTTTTGGTTCTCTTAATGATTGTACTGGAATGTTTGTGTGATTGATATGCAGGTGTTACTCTTGGGGCAAGTTTATATGGAGAAAAATGTGCATCAAGTTCAGCTGATGGGATCGAGAATTAGGTGGATGGTAGTTtatactttattattattattattattattattattattattattattatttggaataagGGGAATGAAATGAAAAGATCCCCTGTGATGAGTTTAGTGGGTTGATGAATTTGCTCCTCTGAATGAGAGTGATTTCTTGTTCCTAAAAACTTATGATACTTTTTTGCGGACAAAAATGCCCCTGTGTGCCTAATATTAGAGCCAAGCTGTTAGTCCTTCAAATCACGAGTACATGAATTCCatctagctatatatatatatatatatatatatatatatatatatatatatatatatatatatcctgatAGGATTAGCCTTTGTTTGTTTCAATTGGTgggtcaaacaatacaagaaatGTTTACAATCACAAAGGATGTCAAAGAAGGTAGGACCAGAAATTCATACATGATGGAATTAACTTTCCCTCACATAAGTTTGGCTATACAAAGGTCTATCATTTAGTAATAGAGGCACAAGTAACAGAATATGGAATTAAGAATCATATTGCGGAAGCAAGTGAAGCATTGTCTAAAAGTTGTATGTATTATCTGATTTTTACAGGACATGGTGTTGTGTCAAGGCATGAAGCATTGGAACGTGCAAGGAGACACAATGTTGATTTAGTTGAGGTATAAATTATAATAAGTCATAACTgttataacaatatatatatatatatatatatatatatatatatatataaaagtgaaTCTAGAACTATTCCATCATTGTGGAACTTTCAACACTGATCAGGTTTCTCACCTGACCTCTTTATAAAATTTttaagttattttgttttcaaaTCAACGTATTGAATTTGATAAATAAAATGCGATATTTCTATATTGTTGGTTTTCAACCTTAACAGTGATTCAAATTTGCAAATGGCTAATGCTTACAGGACCATGAGGAATGTCATGGAAAAACTGGAAAGAGACTTGATGTTATCAACCACATGGTTCTATGGGGAAAGCTGCAAGGAGGTAAGAAGTCAGCTCCCAAATATACCTTGTGTCATACAGGTTtgctattttttagttttttaaatatattttttttctgttttttcatGGCAGGAATTCATTGTTATGTGCAAATTTGTTGTGGGCTTAAGCCGACAATTTAACAGATCGGTCATACCTTCTGAACGTAAGATCTATTCCCATTTCCTTTCatatttcaaaaataaagaaaaataacatTACAACCTTAATTGGTTACCTTCTATCTTATAAACTGTTAAATGTTGTTGTGTACGATGGAAT
The genomic region above belongs to Lactuca sativa cultivar Salinas chromosome 4, Lsat_Salinas_v11, whole genome shotgun sequence and contains:
- the LOC111900719 gene encoding transcription initiation factor IIF subunit alpha-like — protein: MMKAANNGAAAFGEVERPDDKEGGGGGGGGRGRKNNNADDDEGNVSYRGEEDEDEEFARKNRLGLNKRGGDDDEECPRGVDLDFDDDDIEKGDEWEHEEIFTDDDEAVGNDPEEREDLLAPEIPAPPEIKQMKAMRLQRPL